A single region of the Chryseobacterium culicis genome encodes:
- a CDS encoding RNA polymerase sigma factor, giving the protein MEQELLLECQRSDRNAQRKVYEKMAGRLYAVCRRYLKNDEDIEEVLADTFYKIFTKITQLQNPETFEAWARKITVNECLQKLRTNKGLFISLEENFIDHSEGTTENLSLEKDILSLLNFLPEGCRAIFNLFAIEGYPHKEIATMLSISEGTSKSQLNFARKKLQELLVNQNI; this is encoded by the coding sequence ATGGAACAAGAATTATTATTGGAATGCCAGCGTAGCGACCGCAATGCCCAGCGGAAGGTCTACGAGAAAATGGCGGGCAGGCTTTACGCAGTCTGCAGACGCTATTTGAAAAACGATGAAGATATAGAAGAAGTATTGGCTGATACGTTCTATAAAATTTTCACGAAAATTACTCAGCTTCAGAACCCCGAAACCTTTGAAGCATGGGCAAGAAAAATAACAGTAAACGAATGCCTGCAGAAATTAAGAACCAATAAAGGACTCTTTATTTCCCTGGAAGAAAACTTTATTGATCATTCCGAAGGAACTACAGAAAACCTTTCTCTGGAAAAAGATATTCTCAGTTTACTGAATTTTCTCCCGGAAGGCTGCAGAGCCATCTTTAATCTTTTCGCTATTGAAGGATATCCTCATAAGGAAATTGCAACGATGCTTTCCATCAGCGAGGGTACATCAAAATCCCAGCTCAATTTTGCACGAAAAAAGCTGCAGGAACTTTTAGTGAATCAAAACATTTAA
- a CDS encoding aminopeptidase C: protein MKNAKIASLLFVLSAGSMMFAQDDLINKLKNNQSQNANFQFTTLKDVGATSVKNQGSSGTCWSYSGNSFLESEMQRMGKKPVDLAEIFTARNSYHDKAKLYVLNNGAISWGDGGELHDVINMYKKYGAVPQDAYTGLKSGQTTNNFKEMQGKLKPVLDSLVQASSKGKLTDNWMDSVDAILDEYLGKVPANFTYEGKNYTPKTFAKEVVGINPEDYVELSSYKDYAYYEKFVVPIPDNWSHDSDWNIPMKDLTAIIDNAVTKGYSVGWATDVSEPYFSYKNGVAYVPDMDLDQITAENKQTLFTEPKKDKTITEDMRQKALNNLSTTDDHGMHIVGLAKDQTGKEYYMVKNSWGVTNDFAGYLYVTRPYVEYKSTAILVHKNAIPKNILKQLKPTKNIGL from the coding sequence ATGAAAAATGCCAAAATTGCATCATTACTTTTTGTTTTGTCTGCAGGAAGTATGATGTTTGCCCAAGATGACTTGATCAACAAGTTAAAAAACAACCAATCGCAAAATGCTAATTTTCAGTTCACAACGTTAAAAGACGTTGGCGCGACTTCTGTAAAAAACCAGGGTTCATCAGGAACTTGCTGGAGCTACTCCGGAAATTCTTTCCTTGAATCTGAAATGCAGAGAATGGGCAAAAAACCTGTAGATCTTGCCGAAATCTTTACCGCAAGAAATTCTTACCATGATAAAGCAAAATTATATGTTTTAAATAATGGAGCCATCAGCTGGGGTGACGGAGGAGAGCTTCACGATGTCATTAACATGTACAAGAAGTACGGAGCAGTTCCTCAGGATGCATATACAGGATTAAAATCGGGACAGACTACCAACAACTTCAAGGAAATGCAAGGGAAACTGAAGCCGGTTCTTGACAGCCTTGTTCAAGCTTCTTCAAAAGGGAAACTGACCGATAACTGGATGGATTCTGTAGATGCAATTCTTGATGAATATTTAGGAAAAGTACCTGCTAACTTTACGTATGAAGGGAAAAACTATACTCCTAAAACATTTGCTAAGGAAGTCGTAGGAATCAACCCTGAAGATTATGTAGAATTATCTTCTTACAAAGATTATGCATATTATGAGAAATTTGTAGTTCCAATTCCTGATAACTGGAGCCATGATTCTGACTGGAATATTCCGATGAAAGATCTTACAGCGATCATTGACAATGCAGTAACTAAAGGATATTCTGTAGGTTGGGCAACTGACGTTTCCGAGCCTTATTTCTCTTACAAAAACGGGGTAGCTTACGTTCCGGACATGGATCTTGATCAGATCACTGCAGAGAATAAGCAGACTTTGTTCACAGAGCCTAAAAAAGATAAAACCATCACTGAAGACATGCGTCAGAAAGCCCTTAACAATCTTTCTACAACGGATGACCATGGTATGCACATTGTAGGTTTGGCAAAAGACCAGACGGGGAAAGAATATTATATGGTGAAAAACTCATGGGGTGTAACCAATGATTTTGCCGGATATCTTTATGTAACAAGACCTTATGTTGAATATAAATCAACAGCAATTCTTGTTCACAAAAATGCCATCCCAAAAAACATTTTAAAGCAACTGAAACCAACGAAGAATATTGGTTTGTAA
- a CDS encoding bacteriocin-like protein — translation MKNLKRLTKSTLKNINGGNAPQCEAGLIACRHKAEDGYPAYWTCEAASTGCRLL, via the coding sequence ATGAAAAATCTAAAGAGATTAACAAAATCGACATTAAAGAACATCAATGGTGGGAATGCTCCACAGTGTGAAGCCGGACTTATTGCATGCCGTCACAAAGCTGAAGATGGCTATCCTGCTTATTGGACGTGTGAAGCTGCATCAACAGGATGTAGACTCTTATAA
- a CDS encoding NADH:flavin oxidoreductase yields MSTSSLFKPFQYKNLQLKNRIVMAPMTRAQSDNGVPTQNIADYYGRRAASEVGLILSEGTVINRPGSKNLQNIPDFYGTEALNGWKNVIDTVHQNGGKMGPQIWHVGDTRMSEDYPLVQMEKASTMTIEDIQDTIAQFAASAKSAKDLGFDCIEIHGAHGYLIDQFFWEVSNTRTDEYGGKTLKERSRFAVEVVKAIRAAVGEDFTIIIRLSQWKQQDYKTRLAFTPNEMEDWLLPLKEAGVDIFHCSQRRFWEPEFEGSDLNFAGWAKKITGQPTITVGSVGLNGDFLNAFAGEGTEKTDLTELIRRLDNEEFDLVAVGRAILQDHQWVQKIKEGNTEALLDFSAESMGVLF; encoded by the coding sequence ATGAGCACATCATCATTATTTAAACCGTTTCAATACAAGAATCTACAGCTTAAAAATAGAATAGTAATGGCTCCTATGACCAGAGCACAATCTGATAATGGAGTTCCCACTCAGAATATTGCAGACTATTACGGAAGGAGAGCTGCTTCAGAAGTAGGATTAATTCTTTCTGAAGGAACTGTAATCAACAGACCTGGATCAAAAAACCTACAGAATATCCCGGATTTCTATGGAACAGAAGCTTTAAACGGCTGGAAAAATGTAATCGATACTGTACATCAGAATGGAGGTAAAATGGGGCCTCAGATCTGGCATGTAGGAGATACAAGAATGTCGGAAGACTATCCGTTAGTTCAAATGGAAAAGGCTTCAACAATGACGATTGAAGATATTCAGGATACCATTGCACAGTTTGCAGCTTCTGCAAAATCAGCAAAAGATCTTGGTTTCGATTGTATTGAAATTCATGGAGCACATGGTTATCTTATCGATCAGTTTTTCTGGGAAGTAAGCAATACCAGAACAGATGAGTATGGTGGTAAAACACTAAAAGAGAGAAGCCGATTTGCTGTAGAAGTTGTAAAAGCTATCAGAGCAGCAGTAGGAGAGGATTTTACCATTATTATCCGTCTTTCACAATGGAAACAGCAGGATTATAAAACCAGACTGGCATTTACTCCTAATGAAATGGAAGACTGGTTATTACCATTAAAAGAAGCTGGTGTAGATATTTTCCACTGTTCACAGCGTCGTTTTTGGGAACCGGAATTTGAAGGTTCTGATTTAAACTTTGCAGGATGGGCTAAAAAAATTACCGGACAGCCAACTATTACAGTAGGTTCTGTAGGCTTGAACGGAGATTTCCTTAATGCATTTGCTGGCGAGGGAACAGAAAAAACAGATCTTACAGAACTGATCAGAAGACTTGATAATGAAGAATTTGATCTTGTTGCAGTAGGAAGAGCCATTTTACAGGATCACCAATGGGTACAGAAGATCAAAGAAGGGAACACTGAAGCTCTTCTGGATTTCTCAGCAGAAAGTATGGGCGTTTTATTTTAA
- a CDS encoding winged helix-turn-helix transcriptional regulator — protein sequence MKKNELMQYSCPLGKAMAALGSKWKPIIVLVIKDRKLRFGELAVRINVISRKVLTDQLREMETDGLVIREEFKELPPRVEYSLTEKGLALLPILYLLEEWEAKYQVKGQHEDKDCSFLNEDIKNKKAVNV from the coding sequence ATGAAAAAGAATGAATTAATGCAATACAGCTGCCCTCTGGGCAAGGCAATGGCCGCTTTGGGAAGCAAATGGAAGCCGATTATTGTTCTTGTTATTAAAGACAGGAAGTTACGTTTTGGAGAACTGGCAGTACGAATTAATGTCATTTCCAGAAAGGTATTGACTGATCAATTGAGGGAGATGGAAACGGATGGACTGGTTATCCGTGAAGAGTTTAAAGAACTTCCTCCAAGAGTGGAATATTCTCTTACAGAAAAGGGATTGGCTTTATTACCTATCCTATATTTACTGGAAGAGTGGGAAGCTAAATATCAGGTGAAAGGACAGCATGAAGATAAAGATTGTTCTTTTTTGAATGAAGATATAAAAAATAAAAAGGCTGTCAATGTTTGA
- a CDS encoding carboxymuconolactone decarboxylase family protein, with translation MNYKEIAKETIGNLYKAHSSIRKSGIDKKLIALVELRVSQINGCAYCCSYHAKELSDFGFEQDTINRLPGWKHTNAFNDQQKLVLEWAEAVIDSKDGWQDIKAKLTEQFTEREIVELTASITLMNTLNTLRITLAEKE, from the coding sequence ATGAATTACAAAGAAATTGCAAAAGAAACCATTGGAAATCTATACAAAGCCCACAGCAGCATCCGAAAATCCGGTATTGATAAAAAACTGATCGCTTTGGTAGAACTTCGTGTCTCACAAATCAATGGCTGTGCCTATTGCTGCAGTTATCATGCTAAAGAATTATCTGATTTTGGCTTTGAGCAAGATACCATTAACAGGCTCCCGGGCTGGAAACACACGAATGCCTTTAATGATCAGCAAAAGCTTGTTTTAGAATGGGCAGAAGCTGTCATTGACAGTAAAGATGGCTGGCAAGATATCAAAGCAAAACTGACTGAGCAATTCACGGAAAGAGAAATTGTAGAATTGACAGCAAGTATAACGCTGATGAATACTTTGAATACACTAAGGATTACTTTGGCTGAGAAGGAATAA
- a CDS encoding methyltransferase domain-containing protein: protein MKITQLVILFNYKKIVLGILISLFLFILSFQINSSLWIILLRSFGILIVLNILASIAASYILYDNSDLYELKGLNEFLDWGKIENAVVIHASFDPLSRKLEEKYDHIKFTVCDIYGNRHEHENGIEVSKKMFPPNPKEIRISPDILPFENESQDIILAVTALHEILDHQKRVLFFKEAKRILKKGGLIIISEQFRDMTNFICFNIGAFHFLSQKQWEEAISAAKLKITENKKITPFANMLMVKKSEN, encoded by the coding sequence ATGAAAATAACTCAACTCGTTATCCTGTTCAATTATAAGAAAATAGTACTTGGAATTTTAATCTCATTATTTCTTTTTATATTGTCTTTTCAGATTAATTCATCCTTATGGATCATATTATTAAGAAGTTTTGGAATTCTTATTGTTTTAAACATATTAGCTTCAATTGCTGCATCTTATATTCTTTATGATAATTCTGATCTATATGAATTGAAGGGATTAAATGAGTTTCTGGATTGGGGAAAAATTGAAAATGCAGTTGTAATTCATGCAAGCTTTGATCCTTTATCAAGAAAACTGGAAGAGAAATATGATCATATAAAATTCACTGTTTGTGATATTTATGGAAACAGACATGAACATGAAAATGGAATTGAAGTTTCAAAGAAAATGTTTCCTCCTAATCCTAAAGAAATAAGAATTTCCCCTGATATTTTACCTTTTGAAAACGAATCACAAGACATTATTCTGGCAGTCACAGCACTTCATGAGATTCTCGATCATCAGAAAAGAGTTTTGTTTTTCAAAGAAGCGAAAAGAATACTGAAAAAAGGAGGCTTGATTATCATATCTGAACAGTTTAGAGACATGACGAACTTTATTTGCTTTAATATCGGAGCATTCCATTTTTTAAGTCAAAAGCAATGGGAGGAAGCAATCTCTGCAGCAAAATTGAAAATAACAGAGAATAAAAAAATCACTCCATTTGCCAATATGTTAATGGTAAAAAAGAGTGAGAATTAG
- a CDS encoding thiamine pyrophosphate-dependent enzyme translates to MQTTYIETQQISFQDFKNQILEDYRLGRISREMSYLGRREVLTGKAKFGIFGDGKELPQLAMAKVFRNGDFRSGYYRDQTFALAIDALTVESFFAQMYADTSVEREPASAGRQMNGHFATRSLNEDGSWKDLTAQKNISSDISPTAGQMPRLLGLAQASTIYKSVKFEGSEKFSREGNEIAFGTIGDASTAEGHFWETLNAACALQVPMIVSIWDDGYGISVPTKNQRAKADISEMLSGFQRKEGENQGCEIIQVKAWDYPALLDAYAKAEHFARTESVPVVVHVIDVTQPQGHSTSGSHERYKNEERLAWEAEYDGLAKFKEWILNYSIDIDGKEEVIATAEELEAIDDEAKKAAKTGQKAAWENYQKAISELIQSILPLVENLKGQNAEVETYIANFNKLVSKAKKDIFHLVRKALLATRGTDSAERNQLMQKYNEVAAVEKDNYSSHLYSQSEWKAENIQEIKPVYSDSSEDVDGRVVIRNNFDKIFEKYPETLIFGEDTGNIGDVNQGLEGMQEKYGALRIADTGIREATILGQGIGMAMRGLRPIAEIQYLDYVLYCLQGMSDDLATVHYRTKGGQKAPLIIRTRGHRLEGIWHSGSPMAGILNLSKGILVLVPRNLTKAAGFYNTMLQTDEPAIIVECLNGYRLKEKQPDNLGDFTVPVGKIEVTKEGKDVTLVTYGSTWRIVTEAANELEKLGISAEVIDIQSLIPFDLSHEIAESVKKTNRLVVIDEDVEGGTTGFILQQILEKQKAFRYLDSDPLTISANDHRPAYASDGDYFSKPSTDDMVEKIYAMFNETNPQKYPAIF, encoded by the coding sequence ATGCAAACAACCTATATTGAAACACAGCAAATATCCTTTCAAGATTTTAAAAATCAAATACTTGAAGACTACAGGTTAGGAAGGATCTCTCGTGAAATGTCTTATCTCGGAAGGAGAGAAGTTCTTACGGGAAAAGCTAAATTTGGAATTTTTGGGGATGGAAAAGAACTTCCTCAGCTTGCAATGGCGAAAGTTTTCAGAAATGGAGACTTCCGTTCAGGATATTACAGGGATCAGACTTTTGCATTGGCAATAGATGCCTTAACAGTAGAAAGTTTCTTTGCACAGATGTATGCAGATACAAGCGTGGAAAGAGAACCTGCTTCAGCTGGAAGACAGATGAACGGGCATTTTGCAACAAGAAGTTTAAATGAAGATGGTAGCTGGAAAGATTTAACAGCTCAGAAAAATATTTCTTCCGATATTTCTCCTACAGCCGGACAAATGCCAAGATTATTGGGATTGGCTCAGGCTTCTACAATTTATAAGAGCGTAAAATTTGAAGGTTCTGAAAAATTCTCAAGAGAAGGTAACGAAATTGCTTTCGGAACTATTGGGGATGCCTCTACAGCAGAAGGACACTTCTGGGAAACGCTGAACGCGGCATGTGCTCTTCAGGTTCCTATGATTGTTTCAATCTGGGATGACGGATACGGAATTTCGGTGCCTACTAAAAACCAGAGAGCAAAAGCTGATATCAGTGAAATGCTAAGTGGTTTCCAAAGAAAAGAAGGCGAAAATCAGGGATGTGAGATTATCCAGGTGAAAGCATGGGATTATCCTGCATTATTAGATGCTTATGCTAAGGCAGAACATTTCGCAAGAACAGAAAGTGTACCGGTAGTAGTGCATGTGATTGATGTTACGCAGCCTCAGGGACACTCTACATCCGGATCTCACGAAAGATATAAAAACGAAGAGCGTCTGGCTTGGGAAGCTGAATATGACGGTCTGGCAAAATTCAAAGAATGGATTCTGAACTATTCTATCGATATTGATGGAAAAGAAGAGGTGATTGCTACAGCTGAAGAATTAGAGGCTATTGATGATGAAGCGAAGAAAGCAGCAAAAACAGGACAGAAGGCAGCTTGGGAAAACTATCAGAAGGCGATTTCTGAACTTATCCAGTCTATCTTACCTTTAGTAGAAAACCTTAAAGGTCAGAATGCTGAAGTGGAAACATATATTGCTAACTTCAATAAGTTGGTTTCAAAAGCTAAGAAAGATATCTTCCATTTGGTAAGAAAAGCATTACTGGCAACAAGAGGGACAGACTCTGCAGAAAGAAATCAACTGATGCAGAAATACAATGAAGTAGCTGCTGTTGAAAAGGACAACTATTCTTCTCACTTATACTCTCAGTCTGAGTGGAAAGCAGAAAATATTCAGGAAATTAAGCCTGTATATTCTGACAGTTCTGAAGATGTAGACGGTAGAGTCGTAATCAGAAACAACTTTGATAAAATATTTGAAAAATATCCTGAAACTTTAATTTTTGGAGAAGATACCGGAAATATCGGTGACGTAAACCAGGGATTGGAAGGAATGCAGGAGAAATACGGTGCTTTACGTATCGCTGATACAGGAATCCGTGAAGCAACGATTCTTGGACAGGGGATTGGTATGGCGATGAGAGGATTGAGACCTATCGCAGAAATCCAGTACTTAGACTATGTTCTTTACTGTCTGCAGGGAATGAGTGATGATCTTGCTACCGTACATTACAGAACAAAAGGAGGTCAGAAAGCTCCATTGATCATCAGAACAAGAGGTCACAGACTGGAAGGAATCTGGCATTCAGGTTCTCCAATGGCGGGTATTCTTAACCTTTCAAAAGGTATTTTAGTTCTTGTACCTAGAAACCTTACTAAAGCTGCCGGATTCTACAATACAATGCTTCAGACGGACGAACCTGCAATTATAGTAGAATGTCTGAACGGATACAGGTTAAAAGAAAAACAGCCTGATAACTTAGGTGATTTCACTGTGCCTGTAGGGAAAATTGAAGTAACTAAAGAAGGAAAAGACGTTACGTTGGTAACGTACGGTTCTACATGGAGAATTGTAACTGAAGCAGCTAACGAATTGGAAAAATTAGGAATTTCTGCAGAAGTAATTGATATCCAGTCATTAATTCCTTTCGATTTATCTCACGAAATTGCTGAAAGTGTTAAGAAAACCAACAGATTAGTAGTGATTGACGAAGATGTGGAAGGAGGAACTACAGGATTTATCTTACAGCAGATCCTTGAAAAACAAAAAGCATTCAGATACCTGGATTCAGATCCGTTGACGATCTCTGCCAATGATCACAGACCTGCCTATGCAAGTGATGGTGATTATTTCAGCAAGCCGTCTACAGACGATATGGTAGAGAAAATCTACGCTATGTTTAATGAAACAAATCCTCAGAAATATCCTGCGATATTCTAA
- a CDS encoding polyprenyl synthetase family protein: protein MANTVEEIKRPINDEMKLFEQKFYESMQSKVALLDKVTRFIVTTKGKQMRPMFVFLCAKLVGEVTEKTYRGASMIELIHTATLVHDDVVDESFKRRNFFSINALWKNKIAVLVGDYLLSKSVLLSTDHKDYDLLGVISRTIREMSEGELLQLEKARKLDITEEVYYEIIRQKTATLIAACCEIGVLSNNADEALAKKMMDFGTFTGMAFQIKDDLFDYLSSNVIGKPVGIDIKEQKMTLPLIHTLKAASEKDRKYYFDTIKRYNNNPKRVKELIEFVKSSGGLEYAITVMKDFQQKAKNILNEFPDSEARKSLHIMLDYVIERKF, encoded by the coding sequence TTTTTGAACAGAAGTTTTATGAATCAATGCAGAGTAAAGTAGCTTTATTAGATAAAGTAACCCGTTTTATTGTTACCACCAAAGGAAAGCAGATGCGTCCTATGTTTGTGTTTCTTTGTGCCAAACTGGTGGGTGAAGTGACGGAAAAAACCTATCGTGGTGCTTCTATGATTGAGCTGATCCACACCGCTACTTTGGTACATGATGATGTGGTGGATGAAAGTTTTAAACGTCGTAATTTCTTTTCAATCAATGCACTTTGGAAGAATAAAATTGCGGTTTTGGTAGGGGATTATCTTTTGTCAAAATCAGTTTTACTCTCCACAGATCACAAAGATTATGACCTGCTTGGGGTAATTTCCAGAACGATCCGTGAAATGTCCGAAGGGGAACTTCTTCAGCTGGAAAAAGCCAGAAAACTGGATATCACTGAAGAGGTGTATTATGAAATTATCCGTCAGAAAACAGCGACTCTGATTGCAGCATGCTGTGAAATAGGTGTTCTTTCCAACAATGCAGATGAGGCTCTTGCCAAAAAAATGATGGATTTTGGAACCTTTACCGGGATGGCATTTCAGATCAAAGATGATCTTTTTGATTATTTAAGTTCAAACGTGATTGGTAAGCCGGTAGGAATTGATATTAAAGAACAGAAAATGACTCTTCCTTTAATTCATACTCTGAAGGCAGCCAGCGAAAAGGATAGAAAGTACTATTTCGATACCATAAAACGTTATAATAACAATCCCAAACGTGTAAAAGAGCTTATAGAATTTGTGAAAAGCTCCGGTGGATTGGAATATGCCATTACGGTCATGAAAGATTTCCAGCAGAAAGCGAAAAACATTCTGAATGAATTTCCGGATTCTGAAGCAAGAAAGTCGTTACATATTATGCTGGATTATGTAATTGAGCGAAAATTTTAA